Proteins found in one Balaenoptera musculus isolate JJ_BM4_2016_0621 chromosome 4, mBalMus1.pri.v3, whole genome shotgun sequence genomic segment:
- the LOC118894073 gene encoding keratin-associated protein 19-8-like, whose protein sequence is MAALVDWGMAMVVDVAASADWAMAVASEAMDMTLVMEALDMAAIATHSSVEDMDFLASSHYSNYYGGLGYGYGGFGGLGYGYGCGCGSFRRLGYGCGFRGYGYDCCHYHPLHYGGYGFSSFY, encoded by the exons ATGGCGGCTTTGGTGGACTGGGGTATGGCTATGGTTGTGGATGTGGCAGCTTCTGCAGACTGGGCTATGGCTGTGGCTTCAGAGGCTATGGATATGACTCTGGTTATGGAAGCTTTGGATATGGCTGCCATCGCTACCCATTCTTCTGTGGAAGATATGGATTTTCTAGCTTCT AGCCATTACAGCAACTATTACGGAGGCTTGGGCTATGGCTATGGAGGCTTTGGTGGTCTGGGCTATGGCTACGGTTGTGGATGTGGCAGCTTCCGCAGACTGGGCTATGGCTGTGGCTTCAGAGGCTATGGATATGACT GCTGCCATTACCACCCATTGCACTATGGAGGTTATGGATTCTCTAGCTTCTACTAA